Proteins encoded together in one Paracidovorax wautersii window:
- a CDS encoding efflux transporter outer membrane subunit gives MTTMFSLSSLSRLAPLAAALVLAGCMSTPAVPEHAGVSVPAAFSEAPGAASWTTAPPAEAQPRGAWWLGFRDPVLDDLVQRAGSGNTTVQEAAARLAEARALLRSADANRAPQVGLATGVARQAGANTATGGPVPATLATAGLNVSYELDLFGRLSQASDAARLDAQSRDALLQSTLLMAQADVAQTYLQLRSVQAERVLVQESLDAYGGTLRLTERRYRAGDVAELDLARVQTEVAGTESDALALERQEAVLTHALAVLVGEVATGFAVPAAAGEAALPVIPAGVPGTVLARRPDVSAAQASVLAAQARVGVAQAAWFPAVTLTGNGGYASPELGDLFKWSARSWGIGALLSLPLFDGGQRQAQEDSARARLEGALASHRGQVLTAFREVEDQLSALRLLAGQAEAQGRAVQSATRATQLSDSRYRNGMVSQLELLDARRSELRNRRQALQVRTAQYTATVGLIRALGGGWGDAPAPTAQAAPAVQAVALQR, from the coding sequence ATGACGACGATGTTTTCCCTTTCCTCCCTCTCGCGGCTGGCCCCGCTGGCCGCGGCCCTGGTGCTGGCCGGCTGCATGAGCACGCCTGCGGTGCCCGAGCATGCGGGCGTGAGCGTGCCCGCCGCCTTCAGCGAAGCCCCCGGGGCCGCATCGTGGACCACGGCGCCCCCGGCGGAAGCGCAGCCGCGCGGCGCCTGGTGGCTGGGCTTCCGCGATCCGGTGCTGGACGACCTGGTGCAGCGCGCCGGCAGTGGCAACACCACCGTGCAGGAAGCCGCCGCCCGCCTGGCCGAAGCCCGCGCCCTGCTGCGTTCGGCCGACGCCAACCGCGCACCGCAGGTGGGCCTGGCCACCGGCGTGGCGCGCCAGGCCGGCGCCAACACCGCCACGGGCGGCCCCGTGCCGGCCACGCTGGCCACGGCCGGCCTGAACGTGTCCTACGAGCTCGACCTGTTCGGCCGCCTGTCCCAGGCCAGCGATGCGGCGCGGCTCGATGCGCAGTCGCGCGACGCCCTGCTGCAGAGCACGCTGCTGATGGCCCAGGCCGACGTGGCGCAGACCTACCTGCAGCTGCGCTCGGTGCAGGCCGAGCGCGTGCTCGTCCAGGAGAGCCTGGATGCCTACGGCGGCACGCTGCGGCTGACCGAGCGCCGCTACCGTGCCGGCGACGTGGCCGAGCTGGACTTGGCCCGCGTGCAGACCGAGGTGGCGGGCACCGAGTCGGATGCGCTGGCGCTGGAGCGCCAGGAAGCGGTGCTGACGCATGCGCTGGCCGTTCTGGTCGGCGAGGTGGCCACGGGCTTTGCCGTTCCCGCCGCCGCCGGCGAGGCCGCGCTGCCGGTCATCCCCGCGGGGGTGCCGGGTACGGTGCTGGCGCGCCGGCCGGATGTCTCTGCGGCGCAGGCATCGGTGCTGGCTGCGCAGGCCCGTGTGGGCGTGGCCCAGGCTGCGTGGTTCCCTGCGGTCACGCTCACGGGCAACGGCGGCTATGCGTCGCCGGAGCTGGGCGATCTGTTCAAGTGGTCGGCCCGCTCGTGGGGCATCGGCGCGCTGCTGTCGCTGCCGCTCTTCGACGGCGGCCAGCGCCAGGCGCAGGAAGACAGTGCGCGGGCGCGGCTGGAGGGCGCGCTGGCGTCCCACCGCGGCCAGGTGCTCACGGCCTTCCGCGAGGTGGAGGACCAGCTGAGCGCGCTGCGCCTGCTGGCCGGCCAGGCGGAGGCTCAGGGCCGCGCCGTGCAGTCGGCCACGCGCGCCACGCAGCTGTCGGACTCGCGCTACCGCAACGGCATGGTGAGCCAGCTGGAGCTGCTGGATGCCCGGCGCAGCGAGCTGCGCAACCGCCGCCAGGCCCTGCAGGTGCGCACGGCGCAGTACACGGCCACCGTCGGGCTCATCCGGGCTCTCGGCGGCGGCTGGGGCGACGCGCCGGCGCCGACGGCGCAGGCCGCGCCGGCGGTACAGGCCGTGGCGCTCCAGCGCTAA